From Bacillus basilensis, a single genomic window includes:
- the phnE gene encoding phosphonate ABC transporter, permease protein PhnE yields MNDVMIHSKSIPKPPSKLKHMLTLILVILLLWGSSVQVDASFSKLVVGFPNMLDLLKEMVPPDWSYFQVITTAMLDTIRMAIIGTTLGAILAIPLALFAASNVFTNTFLYSLARMILNFIRTIPDLLLAAIFVAIFGIGPLPGILALTFFSIGLVAKLLYESIESIDPGPLEAMTAVGANKVQWIVYGVIPQVKAHFVSYVLYTFEVNVRAAAVLGLVGAGGIGLYYDRTLGFLQYQQTASIIIYTLVVVLLIDYVSTLLREKL; encoded by the coding sequence ATGAATGACGTGATGATACATTCGAAATCGATACCGAAGCCGCCGAGTAAGTTAAAACATATGTTAACGTTAATTCTAGTCATTTTACTGTTGTGGGGAAGTAGTGTACAGGTCGATGCATCATTTTCAAAACTAGTAGTTGGTTTTCCTAATATGCTGGATTTGTTGAAAGAGATGGTACCGCCAGATTGGAGTTATTTTCAAGTTATTACAACAGCGATGTTAGATACAATACGTATGGCGATTATTGGGACGACTTTAGGAGCGATTTTAGCCATTCCACTTGCATTATTTGCAGCAAGTAATGTGTTTACTAACACATTTTTATACAGTCTAGCTCGAATGATTTTAAATTTTATCCGAACGATACCAGATTTATTATTGGCGGCTATTTTCGTAGCGATTTTTGGAATAGGACCACTTCCAGGTATTTTGGCTCTTACTTTTTTCTCAATTGGGCTCGTGGCGAAATTGTTGTATGAGTCAATTGAATCGATTGACCCAGGTCCATTAGAGGCGATGACAGCAGTAGGAGCAAATAAAGTGCAATGGATTGTTTATGGGGTAATTCCGCAAGTGAAAGCACATTTTGTCTCCTATGTTCTTTATACATTTGAGGTGAACGTACGTGCAGCAGCTGTTTTAGGTTTAGTAGGAGCAGGTGGTATTGGATTATATTATGACCGTACACTTGGTTTTTTACAATATCAACAAACTGCATCTATTATTATCTATACCCTTGTTGTTGTATTGTTAATTGATTATGTAAGTACATTGTTGCGGGAGAAATTATAA
- the phnC gene encoding phosphonate ABC transporter ATP-binding protein, translating into MIEFRNVSKVYPNGTKGLNNINLKIEKGEFVVMVGLSGAGKSTLLRSVNRLHEITEGEIMIEGESITAANGKGLRRMRRDIGMIFQSFNLVKRSTVLKNVLAGRVGYHSTLRTTLGLFPKEDLELAFQSLKRVNILEKAYARADELSGGQQQRVSIARALAQEAKIILADEPVASLDPLTTKQVLDDLKKINEDFGITTIVNLHSIDLARQYATRIIGLHAGEIVFDGLVEEATDEKFAEIYGDVAQQSELLEVAVK; encoded by the coding sequence GTGATAGAGTTTCGAAATGTTTCCAAAGTATATCCGAATGGTACAAAAGGATTGAATAATATAAACTTGAAAATTGAAAAAGGTGAATTTGTTGTAATGGTGGGGCTGTCCGGGGCTGGAAAGTCCACACTTCTCAGATCGGTAAATCGTCTTCATGAGATTACAGAAGGCGAAATCATGATTGAAGGTGAGTCTATTACTGCTGCGAATGGAAAAGGATTACGCCGCATGCGCCGGGATATTGGTATGATTTTTCAAAGTTTTAACCTTGTAAAGAGATCAACGGTATTGAAGAACGTATTAGCTGGCCGTGTTGGGTATCATTCGACATTGCGTACAACGTTAGGTCTATTTCCAAAGGAGGATTTGGAGCTTGCCTTTCAATCGTTAAAAAGGGTAAATATTTTAGAAAAAGCATATGCGCGAGCTGATGAATTATCAGGAGGACAACAGCAACGTGTATCGATTGCTAGAGCGTTGGCGCAAGAAGCGAAAATTATATTGGCAGATGAACCTGTTGCGTCGTTAGATCCGCTAACAACAAAGCAAGTATTAGATGATTTGAAAAAAATTAATGAAGATTTTGGAATTACAACAATTGTAAACTTACATTCTATTGATTTAGCTAGGCAATATGCGACACGCATTATTGGATTACATGCAGGCGAAATTGTTTTTGATGGTCTAGTAGAAGAGGCAACGGACGAAAAATTTGCTGAAATTTATGGTGACGTAGCGCAGCAAAGTGAATTGTTGGAGGTGGCAGTTAAATGA
- a CDS encoding phosphate/phosphite/phosphonate ABC transporter substrate-binding protein, which translates to MLKKVFAMSTTVVLAAGLLSGCGTKESSASKNADTKKGYVPKTLNVQFVPSQNADTLEAKAKPLEKLLSDKLNIPVKVSISTNYNTIVEAMASKQVDVGFLPPTAYVLAHEKKAANVILQAQRFGVDDETGAPTKDLVDFYKSEFVVKKDSNINSVKDLKGKKIGYQDVTSSAGYVWPAAVLLKEGVDPLKDVKPVTLKGHDQSLIALLNGDVDAAVVFQDARNIVRKDYPNIFDQTKIVKFTEKIPNDTISVRSDLDEEWSKKLQDAFIEIGKNEEGHKIIKEVYSHEGYVKSDDSKFDIVREYGKKVKTQ; encoded by the coding sequence ATGTTGAAAAAAGTTTTTGCAATGAGCACAACAGTTGTACTAGCAGCGGGATTATTAAGTGGCTGTGGAACGAAGGAATCAAGCGCAAGTAAAAATGCAGATACGAAAAAAGGGTATGTACCGAAGACTTTAAATGTTCAATTTGTTCCTTCTCAAAATGCAGATACGTTAGAGGCGAAGGCAAAACCATTGGAAAAGCTATTAAGTGATAAATTAAATATTCCAGTAAAAGTTAGTATTTCAACGAATTACAATACAATTGTAGAAGCGATGGCATCTAAGCAAGTAGATGTAGGATTTTTACCCCCAACAGCTTATGTGCTAGCGCATGAGAAAAAGGCTGCAAACGTAATTTTACAAGCACAACGTTTTGGAGTGGACGATGAAACGGGAGCTCCTACAAAGGATTTAGTAGACTTTTATAAATCTGAGTTTGTTGTTAAGAAAGATTCAAATATTAATAGTGTAAAAGATTTAAAAGGTAAAAAAATTGGTTATCAAGATGTAACGTCATCAGCGGGATATGTATGGCCTGCGGCTGTACTATTAAAAGAGGGTGTTGATCCGTTAAAAGATGTGAAACCTGTTACATTAAAAGGTCACGATCAGTCGCTTATTGCTCTTTTAAATGGTGATGTAGATGCAGCTGTTGTATTCCAAGATGCTCGTAATATTGTAAGAAAAGATTATCCGAATATATTCGATCAAACGAAAATAGTGAAATTTACGGAGAAAATTCCAAACGATACGATTTCGGTACGCTCTGATTTAGATGAAGAGTGGAGCAAGAAATTACAGGATGCTTTCATTGAAATAGGAAAGAATGAGGAAGGTCACAAAATCATAAAAGAAGTATATTCACATGAAGGATATGTTAAATCTGATGATAGTAAATTTGATATCGTTCGTGAATATGGGAAGAAAGTAAAAACGCAATAA
- a CDS encoding bifunctional UDP-sugar hydrolase/5'-nucleotidase, which yields MNPNQIVTLNILLTSDIHGTVYPIHYQDNSQSEIGLAKVSTLIKKERSENTNVLLIDNGDFIQGTPFTYHYATYEKDKENPMSLLANYLRYDAAVIGNHEFNYGMDVLNNAISTANFPYLSANILNKNSKEPYFGKPYIIKHIESNIKIAILGVTTHYIPNWEQPHHIKDLQFEDALETTKNWVSYIREHEKPDLLVVAYHGGFERDLQTGVPTEVLTGENQGYAMCHEIEGIDILLTGHQHREIAQAAINGVTVLQTGCNGHFIGKVTITLEKTKQKWVKKESCSQLLPVRGIATDQDILSLVTDYEEKTQNWLDQPIGLIYGDMRISDAMQTRLQDHPFIEFINKIQMDIANVSISCTSLFHNTSPGFPNRVTMRDIVSNYIYPNTLKVLRITGADIKDALELSASYFILKADGTIIVNPSYIEPKPQHYNYDMWEGISYVLNISKPIGERVESLQYKGTPLNMDEEYDVVMNSYRASGGGNFFMFQKKPVIKDIPTDMSELIADYILKHKKIEATINNNWKVIN from the coding sequence TTGAATCCAAATCAAATTGTAACTTTAAACATCCTATTAACAAGTGATATACATGGTACTGTTTATCCAATTCACTACCAAGATAATTCTCAATCGGAAATTGGTTTAGCTAAAGTTTCTACTCTTATAAAAAAAGAACGTTCCGAAAATACAAACGTTCTTTTAATTGATAACGGTGACTTCATACAAGGAACACCATTTACTTACCATTACGCTACATACGAAAAAGATAAGGAAAATCCAATGTCTTTATTAGCGAACTATTTACGTTATGATGCTGCAGTTATCGGGAATCATGAATTTAATTATGGAATGGATGTATTAAACAATGCTATTTCTACTGCAAACTTCCCGTATCTATCAGCAAATATTTTAAATAAAAACAGTAAAGAACCTTATTTCGGGAAACCATATATAATAAAACACATTGAATCAAATATAAAAATTGCTATTTTAGGGGTGACAACGCATTACATTCCCAATTGGGAACAACCCCATCACATTAAAGACTTACAATTTGAAGATGCATTAGAAACTACAAAAAATTGGGTTTCTTACATTCGCGAACATGAGAAACCAGATTTACTAGTCGTAGCGTATCATGGGGGATTTGAACGCGATTTACAAACCGGGGTACCGACTGAAGTTTTAACAGGTGAAAACCAAGGATATGCAATGTGCCATGAAATTGAAGGCATAGATATTTTACTAACAGGCCACCAACACCGTGAAATTGCTCAAGCCGCAATAAATGGTGTAACAGTTTTACAAACCGGATGCAATGGACACTTCATTGGAAAAGTAACAATAACATTAGAAAAAACAAAACAAAAATGGGTAAAAAAAGAGAGTTGTTCACAATTATTGCCCGTGCGAGGAATTGCGACGGACCAGGATATTCTTTCCTTGGTTACCGATTATGAAGAAAAAACACAAAATTGGCTCGATCAACCTATTGGACTAATCTATGGGGACATGCGAATTTCAGATGCTATGCAAACTCGTTTGCAAGACCATCCTTTTATTGAATTCATAAATAAAATACAGATGGATATAGCTAATGTTTCCATTTCTTGTACAAGCTTATTCCATAATACATCTCCAGGTTTCCCTAATCGTGTAACAATGCGTGACATCGTTTCTAATTATATTTATCCAAATACATTAAAAGTACTTAGAATAACTGGAGCGGATATAAAAGATGCTCTCGAACTCTCTGCTTCTTATTTCATATTAAAAGCAGATGGAACCATCATCGTAAACCCTAGCTACATAGAACCAAAACCGCAACACTATAATTACGATATGTGGGAAGGAATTTCGTACGTATTAAACATTTCCAAACCAATTGGCGAGAGAGTAGAATCTTTACAGTATAAAGGCACTCCTCTTAATATGGATGAAGAATATGACGTCGTTATGAATAGTTATCGTGCAAGCGGCGGAGGGAACTTCTTTATGTTTCAAAAAAAGCCTGTAATAAAAGACATACCAACAGATATGTCTGAACTTATTGCTGACTATATATTGAAGCACAAAAAAATAGAAGCAACAATCAATAACAACTGGAAAGTTATTAACTAA